In a genomic window of Henningerozyma blattae CBS 6284 chromosome 9, complete genome:
- the ADH3 gene encoding alcohol dehydrogenase ADH3 (similar to Saccharomyces cerevisiae ADH3 (YMR083W); ancestral locus Anc_2.480) gives MLRLSSRLSTTTQVSPRLFLRLNSTTATSFKIPTTQKAVVFYENGGPLKYTTIPVPKPKPNEILINVKYSGVCHTDLHAWKGDWPLAVKLPLVGGHEGAGVVVAKGSEVKNFEIGDYAGIKWLNGSCMSCELCEKGFESNCEQADLSGYTHDGSFQQYATADAVQAAHIPKNVDLAEVAPILCAGVTVYKALKTADVKPGQWVAISGACGGLGSLAVQYAKAMGLRVVGIDGGDEKKKLFHSLGGDIFVDFTKTHSIVKDIQDVTNGGPHGVINVSVSELATSMSTEYVRPAGTVVLVGLPANSYVKSEVFSHVVKSINIKGSYVGNRADTREALDFFQRGLVKSPIKIVGLSELPMVYELMAQNKILGRYVLDTSK, from the coding sequence ATGCTAAGACTTTCTTCAAGACTATCCACCACCACTCAAGTCTCACCTCGTCTATTTTTAAGATTAAACTCCACCACCGCCACATCTTTCAAGATCCCAACTACTCAAAAAGCTGTGGTCTTTTATGAAAATGGTGGTCcattaaaatatacaacTATCCCAGTCCCAAAACCAAAaccaaatgaaattttaattaatgtcAAATATTCAGGTGTTTGTCATACTGATTTACACGCTTGGAAAGGTGATTGGCCATTGGCTGTCAAATTACCTTTAGTTGGTGGTCATGAAGGTGCTGGTGTTGTTGTAGCTAAAGGTTCTgaagtgaaaaatttcgAAATCGGTGATTATGCAGGTATTAAATGGCTAAATGGTTCTTGTATGTCTTGTGAATTATGTGAAAAGGGATTTGAATCCAATTGTGAACAAGCTGATTTATCAGGTTATACTCATGATGGTTCTTTCCAACAATACGCTACAGCTGATGCTGTTCAAGCTGCTCATATCCCTAAAAACGTCGATTTAGCAGAAGTTGCACCAATCTTATGTGCTGGTGTTACTGTTTATAAAGCTTTAAAAACTGCTGATGTTAAACCAGGTCAATGGGTAGCCATTTCAGGTGCCTGTGGTGGTTTAGGTTCCTTAGCAGTCCAATATGCAAAGGCAATGGGTCTTAGAGTCGTTGGTATCGATGGTGGtgatgaaaagaaaaaactaTTCCACAGTTTAGGTGGTGACATCTTTGTTGATTTCACAAAGACTCATTCCATTGTTAAAGATATTCAAGACGTCACAAACGGTGGTCCACATGGTGTCATTAACGTCTCTGTCTCAGAATTGGCTACTTCCATGTCTACAGAATACGTCAGACCTGCAGGTACCGTTGTCTTAGTTGGGTTACCAGCCAACTCTTATGTTAAATCAGAAGTCTTTTCTCACGTTGTTAAATCTATTAACATTAAAGGTTCTTATGTTGGTAACAGAGCCGACACAAGAGAAGCTCTAGATTTCTTCCAAAGAGGTTTAGTCAAATCACCAATCAAAATCGTTGGTTTAAGTGAATTGCCAATGGTTTACGAATTGATGgctcaaaataaaatcttgGGTAGATATGTCTTGGACACTTCAAAAtaa